In a single window of the Gossypium hirsutum isolate 1008001.06 chromosome D02, Gossypium_hirsutum_v2.1, whole genome shotgun sequence genome:
- the LOC107908397 gene encoding triacylglycerol lipase OBL1: MASNKNRFYDDCFIINSEKASYLDLLGLLVSSKLKQRRFIDAPEQHNHRFRRRLVVFGMVLLQKLLSLVRIPLALTEIVVVTLLNLLTYNGGLSGLLLNLMKGKLVWPEKSSEMYRSMLGNVDTRVELDNNIKPGDPKYKALLSMMASKLSYENEAFIKTVIIQHWKMKFLKFYSFWNDFEERSTTQAFMMQDTQSNPNLIVVAFRGTQPFSAYDWKTNVDISWYELKDMGKGKIHSGFMKALGMQKTKGWPKEIQQSTHQHQFAYYTLRQKLREVLQENQDARLIVTGHSLGSALAVLFVAVLMLHEEEWLLEKLEAVYTFGQPRVGDHKFGEFMIDKLRKFDVKYFRYVYSNDMVARIPPDDDTFLSKHFGPCFYFNSFYNGKVLSEEPNKNYFSWLWEIPKRMIAVWELIRAFILPYMKGPEYKENWVMITLRIMGLVTPGMSAHMPQDYVNSIRLGTLPSVHQLKRD; encoded by the exons ATGGCTAGTAACAAGAATCGTTTTTACGACGATTGCTTCATTATCAACTCGGAAAAAGCAAGTTACTTGGATCTTTTGGGTCTACTTGTTTCCTCTAAATTGAAACAAAGAAGATTCATCGACGCTCCGGAGCAGCATAACCATCGGTTTCGTCGTAGATTGGTCGTCTTCGGCATGGTTCTCCTTCAGAAGCTCCTCAGTTTGGTGAGAATACCTTTAGCCCTGACGGAGATTGTGGTCGTGACGTTGCTGAATCTTTTAACATACAACGGTGGTTTATCGGGCCTCCTACTCAATCTTATGAAAG GGAAATTAGTGTGGCCTGAAAAATCATCGGAGATGTACAGATCGATGTTAGGAAATGTGGATACTCGCGTTGAATTAGACAACAACATTAAACCTGGCGACCCCAAATATAAAGCGTTGCTGTCTATGATGGCGTCCAAACTTTCTTACGAGAATGAAGCCTTCATTAAAACCGTTATCATACAACATTGGAAg ATGAAATTCTTGAAGTTCTACAGTTTTTGGAACG ATTTCGAAGAACGAAGTACAACCCAAGCGTTCATGATGCAAGACACGCAGTCTAACCCAAACTTGATAGTGGTTGCATTTAGAGGCACCCAACCATTTAGTGCCTACGACTGGAAGACCAACGTTGATATATCTTGGTATGAGCTTAAAGACATGGGTAAGGGGAAGATCCATAGTGGTTTTATGAAAGCTCTAGGCATGCAAAAGACCAAGGGTTGGCCTAAAGAGATCCAACAATCCACTCATCAACATCAATTTGCTTACTACACTCTCAGACAAAAGCTGAGGGAGGTTTTGCAAGAGAATCAAGATGCCAGGTTAATAGTGACAGGGCACAGCTTAGGTTCGGCATTAGCAGTACTCTTTGTTGCTGTCCTAATGTTACATGAGGAGGAATGGTTATTGGAGAAATTGGAAGCTGTTTACACCTTTGGGCAACCTAGGGTTGGGGACCATAAGTTTGGGGAGTTTATGATTGACAAGTTGAGGAAATTTGATGTGAAATATTTCAGGTATGTTTACAGCAATGACATGGTGGCCAGGATTCCCCCTGATGATGACACCTTCCTTTCCAAGCATTTTGGACCCTGCTTCTATTTCAACAGCTTCTATAATGGGAAG GTTTTGTCAGAAGAACCGAACAAGAATTACTTCTCTTGGCTATGGGAGATACCAAAAAGGATGATTGCAGTTTGGGAGCTTATTAGGGCTTTCATTCTTCCTTACATGAAGGGTCCAGAGTACAAGGAAAACTGGGTTATGATAACGTTGAGGATAATGGGATTAGTAACACCTGGAATGTCAGCTCATATGCCTCAAGATTATGTCAATTCTATCCGACTCGGAACCTTGCCCTCGGTTCACCAACTTAAAAGAGATTGA